A region of the Mycobacterium sp. NBC_00419 genome:
CGGCCGCACCGGCCCGGCGGGTGGCCCGATCGCCATGGCGCCCGGAAAGCTGCTGTGCCACATCCCGAAGCGCGGCCTGGCCCAGCTGACGCATCGCCTTCGGCGACAGCCGCCACTGCCCGTCCGAGCCGCGGTCCAGGAAGCCCTGGTTCATCAGTGCGCGTTCGAGGTCGGCCAGCGTGCGGGCGTCGATGGCGGCCTGGTCGCCGAGCTGGCGGGCCAGCGCGTCGAGGTCGACGTCGTCCATGGTTGCCCCGGCGTAGCTCTGCGACAGCTGCTCGGCGAGCTGCTCGAGTTCGGCGATATCGGAGAGCGCCTGCGCACCCTCCCCCATGCCCAGCGGGTTCTCGCCGGAGAACTCCGAGGAGCCGTTCCAGTCCTCGCCCGGCCGAGCGGCCTGCAGATGGCCGTCGAGCCGGTTGAGCGCGTTCATCAGCTGCGGTGAGCCGAATGCCTGCTGGGCCAGGGCATCCAGTTCGGCGCGCTGATCAGGGGTCAGGCTGTTGCGGAACCGCTGAGCCGCCGCGGCGCGCTTGGCCAGTGAGTCCAGCAGCTCCTCGACATTCTTCGGATTCTCCGGGAAGTACTGGCCATGCTTGCTCATGAAGTTCTGAAAATCTTCGGGGCCGTCTTCCCCGCGAGAGTGCTTGTCCAGCAAGTCATTCAGGTCGTCGAGCATCTCGTTGACGGCTTGGCGGTCCTCGTCGGTGGCGTTCTCCAGCGCCTCCTTCATGCCGGCGAACCGCTGGTCGAGCATCTCGCGGCCGAGCAGATCCTTGATCTGCTCGTACTTCTGGCGGGCCTCGGGGCTGCGCCAGTCGTAGTCGGACAGCTCCTGTACCGCCTTGGCCGGCGACGGGGACAGCGATTCGATCTGCAGCTCGGAGAACCTGGCGTCGTCGTCGAGTGCCCGCGCGAGTTCTTTGCGCTCGGCTAGCACGGCCTCGTCGAGCAGTTTCTTGATCTCCTGCAACGTCCCGTCAAGGTTGTTGCGGTTCAACAACTCTCGCCGCCGACGGTTGGCCTCGGCGGCCAGCCGGTCGGCGCCGCGCATGTTCGGGGTCCCGCGACGCAGCAGCTCGGACAGCGCACGGCGCGGCGAGGTGCCCTCCATGACGTCCTGGCCGATCTGTTCGAGCGCCTCACGCAGGTCCACCGGCGGGGCCAGCGGATCGGGGCCCCCGGTGTACGGCGAGTACCGGGAGTCGTGCCCGTGCCGGGGTTTAGCCATAGACGGTTTCACCCTCGCCGGTCACCTTGTCGATGCGCTTGGCCAGATACAGCGCCTCGAGCGCCAATTCGAGGGCGGCGGCGCGCTGACCGTCGGATTCGGCACCGAGCCGCTCGGCGATCGCTTCGATGACCGGCAGATCGGGAAGCGCGGCCAGCACGTCCTTGGCCGACACCAGCTCACCGGTGGTCACCGCTGAACCGCCCTCGACCGCCGACACCAGCGGGCCGACGTCGATGCCGCCGAGCGCCCGCTGGGCGGTGTCGGCGGTCGCGCGGCGCAGCAGGTGCTCGAGAACCGCCTGTTCGCGGCCCTCCTCGCCGGACTCGAATTCGAGCTTGCCGCGCAGCACGTCGATGATCGTGCCCAGATCGACCACCCGGGCCACCGGGTCGTCCTCGCCGAGCACCGCGCCGCGGTGCCGTGCCGAGGCGGCGACCGTCTCGGCGGCCGCGATGGCAAAGCGCGCCGAGACCCCGGAGCGCTGGTCGACGGAGTTGGACTCGCGAAGGTACCGGGCGAAGCGCGCAACGATTTGCATCAGGTAGGCCGGAACCTGCGCCGAGAGGTGCGCTTCCTGGGTGATGACGCCGACTTCGGCGTCCAGCTCACGCGGATAGTGGGTACGGATCTCGGCACCGAACCGGTCCTTGAGCGGAGTGATGATGCGCCCGCGGTTGGTGTAGTCCTCCGGGTTGGCGCTGGCGACGACGAGCACGTCCAGCGGCAGCCGCAGGGTGTAGCCGCGGACCTGGATGTCGCGCTCCTCCATCACGTTGAGCATCGAGACCTGGATGCGCTCGGCGAGGTCGGGCAGCTCGTTGACGGCGACGATGCCGCGGTGTGACCGCGGGATCAGGCCGAACGCGATGGTCTCCGGGTCGCCCAGCGTGCGGCCTTCGGCAACCTTGATCGGGTCGATGTCGCCGACCAGGTCGGCCACGCTGGTGTCCGGGGTGGCCAGCTTCTCGGTGTAGCGCTCGCTGCGATGACGCCAGGTCACCGGCAGGTCGTCGCCGGAGTCCGCGGCACGGCGGATCGATTCCGGGGTGATCGGCGAATAGGGGTGCTCGCCGAGCTCGGCGCCGGCGATCACCGGCGTCCACTCGTCGAGCAGGTTGACCAGCGAGCGCAGGATGCGCGTCTTGCCCTGACCCCGCTCGCCGAGCATCACGAAGTCGTGCCCGGCGATCAGCGCCCGCTCGAGCTGCGGGATGACGGTGTCCTCGAAGCCGAAAATGCCTGGCCAGATGTCGTGGCCTTCGGCCAGCGCAGCAAGCAGGTTCTCCCGGAGTTCCTCCTTGACGCTGCGCTCACGATGGCCGGAGGCACGCAGTTCACCAAGGGTGCGGGGCAGGTTGTCAGGTGACGTCACGCCTCCACGCTACGACTGCCGTCGCCCGCAGGCACCTGCTACCTCCTTACCCGTGCGTGACGGTTGGCCTGCTAAGCGGGCGAGAGCATCTGGAATCCGGTCAGGATCGTCTCGGCATCACGCTGATATGTGGGGTTGCCGGGGTCTGCGCTCTGCACGGTCAGTGTCATGGCAAAGGTCCGGCCGTCGGTCTGCAGCACCGCACACAGCACCCGCGCCGGGTGGGGTGGCAGGCCGCCCACCGAGGGCATCTCGTAGTCGACCATCTCGGCGGGCAGACCGCACAGCGTGGTCTTGGCCGACTGCATGTCCCGGGCGCCGATACCGGAGCGCAGACCCTTGCGCTGCGCGTCGAACACGTCGTTGGGCTCGATCAAACCGGGTCTGCTCTCCAAGGTGACCACCGCCGTCGGCGCGAAGCCGGCACTGACCAGATCGGTGTTGCGCATGGTGTAGCGGATCAGCTCGGAGTCCATCATCCGCACGCGCTCCCAGCCGGCCGGCTGCGGGACCTTGAGCACCGGCTCGTCCCGATCCTGGCTGGGAATCGTGGTCAGCGGGACGTCGACCGAGGTGCAGTCGGCGGCCGTGGCACCAGCGCTGCCCATGTTCGGCGCAGCGAACCCGCGGGCGTCGTCGACCACCCGGGTGCACGAGGTGAGCAGCACCAGGGCCGTCGCCGCGACCAGCACCACCCGCGGGGTCATCAGCCGGATCTCAGTGCGCGAAATGCCGGGCGCCGGTGAGATACAACGTGATTCCCGCCTTGGCGGCGGCCTCGGTGACCAGTTCGTCGCGCATCGAGCCGCCGGGATGGACGATCGCCTTGACCCCGGCTGCGGTCAGCGTCTCCAGTCCGTCGGGGAACGGGAAGAAGGCGTCGCTGGCCGCGACAGCGCCGCGTACCCGGTCCCCGCCGCGCTCGACGGCCAACCGGGCCGCATCGACCCGGTTGACCTGGCCCATGCCCACGCCGACCGTGGCGCCGTCGGCGGCGATGACGATCGCGTTGGACTTGACCGCGCGGCAGGTACGCCAGGCGAATGCCAGATCGGAGAGAGTCGGCGCATCCGCCACGGTGCCGGTGGCCAGCGTCCAGTTGGCCGGGTCGTCACCCGGGGCGTTGATGCTGTCGCGCTCCTGCATCAGCAGCCCGCCGCTGATCTGGCGGATCTCCACCCCGTCGACGGGCGGCTCGGCGGCGACCAGGACGCGAATGTTCTTCTTGCGCGCCAGCACCTCCACCGCACCGGGCTCGTAGGCCGGCGCGATGATGACCTCGGTGAAGATCTCCGAGACGAACTCGGCCATCTCCACCGTCACTTCGGTGTTGGCCGCGATCACCCCGCCGAACGCGGACAGTGGATCACACTCGTGGGCCTTGCGGTGGGCGTCGGCCACCGACGTGTGCGAGATCGCGATACCGCACGGGTTGGCGTGCTTGATGATCGCCACGCAGATCTGCTCGTGGTCGAAGGCGGCTCGCCACGCGGCGTCGGCGTCGGTGAAGTTGTTGTAGGACATCTCTTTTCCGTGCAACTGCTCGGCCTGGGCCAGGCCGGGCCAGCCGACGTCGTCGCTGTAGAGCGCGGCCTGCTGATGCGGGTTCTCGCCGTAGCGCAGCAGCGAGGTGCGGCGCCAGGTGCGGCCGAACCACGGCGGCAGGAACGGCGGTGCGTCGCCCTCCTCGGGGGCCAGGGTGAACCCCATCCAGCTGGCGACCGCGACGTCGTACTCGGCGGTGTGCCGGAAGGCCAGTGACGCCAGCTTCTTGCGCTCGGTCAGGGTGAAGCCACCGGCGCGCACTGCCGCCAGCACCCCGTCGTAGCCGAGGGGGTCGACCACGACGGCAACACTGGCGTGGTTCTTGGCGGCCGCGCGGACCATCGACGGCCCGCCGATGTCGATCTGCTCGACGCATTCGTCGATCTCGGCCCCGGAGTCGACCGTCTCGCTGAACGGGTAGAGGTTGACCACGACGAGGTCGAACGGCTCGATGTTGAGCTTCTCCAGCGCCTGCACGTGCTCGGCGTTGCGGGTGTCGGCGAGCAGGCCGGCGTGGATATGCGGGTGCAGGGTCTTGACCCGGCCGTCGAGCACCTCGGGGAAACCGGTGACCGTCTCGACCGGGGTGACCGGAATGCCCTTGCTGGCAATAGTTTTCGCTGTCGAACCGGTGGAAACGATGTCCACGCCTGCCTCGTGCAGACCCTGCGCCAGCGGGATCAGCCCGCTCTTGTCGTACACGCTGATCAGCGCGCGCCGGATCGGTCTCTTGCCGATCAATGTCCCCGACGTCATCCTATGGTCGCCTTTCTGCCAATCCAGGTCACACCGCGGGTTGCCACCGCGGCCAGCACGTCCACCAGCAATCGTCGTTCGACGATCTTGATGCGTTCGTGCAACGTGTCTTCATCGTCGCTGTCGAGAACCTCGACCGCCTCCTGAGCCAGGATCGGCCCAGTGTCCATGCCGGCGTCCACCAGATGCACGGTGCACCCGGTGACCCTGACCCCGTAGTTCAGCGCATCCGGCACGGCGTGCGCACCGGGGAAAGCGGGCAGCAACGCGGGGTGGGTATTGACCACCCGGCCGATGAATCGCGAAAGAAATTCGGGGCCAAGGATTTTCATGAATCCCGCCGACACGATGAGGTCGGGCTGGTGGGCGGCGGTGGCATCGGCGATCGCGGCGTCCCAGCTAGAGCGGTCCGGGTGGTCGCCGAGGCGTTCGCAGTAGGCGGGGATCCCGGCGGCCTGCGCGATCTGCACGGCACGGCAGTCGCGGTCGACGCCGACCGCCACGATGCGGGCCGGGTAGTCCCCGACCGCGGAGTCCAGCAGGGACTGCAGCAGCGTCCCGGTCCCGGAGGCCAGGACAACGACGCGAGCCGGCGCGCTGGCCGGGATGCGAAGGGGATGCTGCACGGCGATGAGCCTAACGGTGATGGGCCACCGACGAGACCGGGCACCCGGCTGATCACCGCGAGATTGACGTCACGCAGGCCGCTACTCGCACGTTGTCGGCGTGAGCTCAGTCTCGCGGGGGCCGGGGCTCGTCGGCCTCGAGATCGTCGTCGACGACCATCAGGTCCTCGACGTCTTCCAGGTCGGGGGCGGGGCGCACCGGCCGCGCCGGCACAGCCGGCTCCCGCTCGGGCTCGGGTTCGGGTTCGGGCGCGGCCTCGACCTCGGGTTCCGGTTCGAACCCTCCGTCCACGTCGTCAGGGAGCAGCGCCAGGTCCTCGACGTCGGCGGGCTCGCCGAACACGATCGGCTCCGTCATCGGCTCACTGGCCGGATCACCCGCCAGCTCACCTTCCGGCACGGCAATCGGCACCGGCGGCGCGACGCGCCTGGGCCGCCGGATCACACCGCCGGACATCACGACGGTCAGGCCACCGACGAGGAAGAACCAGAAGAACACTCCGGGGCCGAACGTCGACTGGTCGACACCGACATCGCCGAAGTTGCCCAGCTTGCCGCCGCCGGCGTAGCCGAGCAGCGCCATCGTCACCGCCGACAGCACCGCGGCCACCGCCAGCTTGCCCAGCGCCGCAGGCAGCGGCAACGGCCGGCGGGCACACTGCTGTCCCACCGCGACACCGGCAGCGGCACCGACGATCAGCAACGCCACCCACACCGGTCCCAGCGGCGGGGTGGGTACCGCGGCCAGGATCGGCACCGCCGGAATGTCACCGCCGAACACCGTGAAGGAACTGAACGTCGCGAAGCCGATGTGTGCGCTGGAGCCGACGGCCACCGCCGAGGTCCCGACGATCACATTGGGCGCGTACAGCACGGACAGCACCGTCAGACTCAGCTGGCCGAACACCGAATCGGTGATCGCGAACAGTTCGTGCATGGTGCCCCAATGCACCACCAGTGATGCGGCCGTCACCGCCGCCGATAGGCCGAACAGCGCGAGGATCCCGGCAAGCGCGGCACGGACGGTGTCGCCCAGCCACATCGGCAGCCCGGCCGATCGCAGCGCCCGCCAGCCCACCTGCGAGCCCACCCCGATCAGCGCGCCGACAGCGTGCACCGCCAGTACCCCGGAGAACGCCCGCAACGCGCTCGGCGTCTGCAGGTCGGTGATCACCGAGGAGGCGTCGTGGATGACTGCCAGGGCGATCGCAGCGATCAGCAGGGGCCCGCCGAGCGCGGAGGCGGCGATCCAGCGGATCACGAACCATGACGCCCGCGGCGAGGTCGCCTGGGCAGTCGTGCGCGCGGTACCCCACACCATCAGCAGCACCGGCAGCAGCGGGAGCATCCCGATCTGATGACCGGCGATCGAGATCGGCACCTGGTGCACGGCCAGCCACATACTGGCCACCGCACCCAGCGTGCCGGTCATATCGCTGTTGGCGATGACGAGTTGCATCAAGGTCACCGCGGTGATGACCACCAGGGCGACCACCGACGGCCCGAATGCGACCCGAACCAGGTCACGCGCCTGGCGCGCGCCGACGGGCCGCTGGTCTTCCATTCGCGTCACTGGTCGCGCTGGTTATCCGGAGCGCGCGAGGCGCACCCGGTTAGGACGGTGTCGGGCCCGATGACGGCGACGATGACGGCGCCTGTGACTGCTGACCGGGCTGCCCGGGCGCCGGCTGCTGCTGACCTGACCCGACCGACGGCGGCGGGCTGAAACTGGGGAATCCGGTGGGCGGGGTGGGCGGACCATTCTGCGGTCCGGGCCCGGAGAAACCGCCGGTCGGCGGTCCCGACGGGTATCCGCTGCCGTACTGCGGCGGGTAGGGACGCTGCGCGGGTCCCTGCGGGCCGGGCTGGCCGTAGTAGCCACCGGGGGGCGGACCGTACTGGCCGTACTGCTCGTAGCGGGGCCGCGGCGCCGGCGCGGTGATGACCCCGGCCTCGAGCAGGAGCGCGGCTACTGCGGCAATGGCCTCGAGAATGGTGAAGGCGAGCACCAGCCACAGTGCCCAGCCGATCGAGAAACCGCTCGGCTTGCTGACCACCTGGGCGATCACCAGCAGCACGGCGAGAACCGATACCGCCGCGACGACCGCGGTGTAGGGCTTGGCCTTGGGCACCAGGCTGACCGCAGCCAGCAAGGCGGCCAGGACCGCCGCGATGACCGGATAGCCACCGCCGCTTCCGGTGAGTTCGGCTCCGCCGAACGGGCCGAGTTCGGCGGTGACGGTGAACACCGGGCCGAAGCTGGCCAAGTAGGCGGCCAGCCCGGCGACAACTACGGCGATCGTCAGATAGAACGGCAGCTTGCTGGGTCCGGGCTCGCCCTGCGCGAACGACGGCCCGGTCACCCCGTACGCGCCTTGCGGCTGCGTGGGCGGGTAGCCCGGGTTGTTGGGCGGGTAAGTCATGGCCTCTCCTCCAGCCTTGTCACGCCGCGCTCCCCTGCGGCGCTGCGTCGGTTGTGGCACTCGAACCGGCCCGGGGGCCAGTCCGATCATCAACGCTAGCGCACAGCGCCGCGGGGGCGGCGACCATCGGCGTGTCACACAGGCAGTTGGCAAACTGCCCGCAGGACTCAGGCGGAGGCCAGCAACGGGGCCCCCACCGAATCGCTCTCGGCTGCTTCGATTTCGCGGACCAGGGGCAGCACCTTGGCGCCGAAGTACTCGATCTCTTCCTGGAAGTGCAGGAAGCCGCCGAGGATGAGGTCGACACCGCGTTTGCGGTAGGCGGCGATGCGTTCGGCGATCTGTTCGGGGGTACCGATCAGCTGGGTGCGGAAGCCGTCGTTGTACTGCACGAGGTCTTCGAAGCTGGAGTCGGCCCACATCCCACGCTTGTCACCGGTGGAGCTGCCGGCTTGCTGAACAGCCGACTTGAAGCCTTCGACGGCGGGTTTGTTGGCCTTGGCAATGATCTCGCGCAGCGTCTCCTTGGCTTCTTTCTCGGTGTCGCGGGCGATGATGAAGCCGTTGAGACCGAAGCGGACCTCCCGGCCGGCGTCGCGGGCGTGGTCACGGACCTCGACGACCTGCTCGGTGACGCCGTCGAAGTCCTTGCCGTTGGAGAAGTACCAGTCGGAGTAGTAGCCGCCGTTGCGTCGCGCCGCGGTGGAGTTGCCGCCTTGGAACAGTTCAGGATTGGGACGCGCCTCGGTGTTGAGCGGCTTGGGCTTGAGGGTGAAGTCGTGGATGCGGTAGAAGTCGCCGCGGAAGTCGACGTTGTCCTCGGTCCAGATCTTGCGGATCACCTGCAGGAATTCCGCGCTGCGCCGGTAGCGCTCGTCATGCTCGAGCCACGGCTCACCCAAGTGGGTGAACTCGTCTTTGAACCAGCCCGAGACCACGTTGATGGCGAAGCGTCCACCGGAGAGGTGATCGGCGGTCGCACCGAGCTTGGCCAGCACGGCTGGATGCCACAATCCCGGGTGCACTGCGGCGATGACCTTGAGCCGCTGGGTCGCCAACAGCAGCGCCAGGCTGAAGCTGGTCGACTCGTGCTGGAACTCCGCGCCGTAACTCGCCTCGTAGCGCACCTGGCTCAACGCGTACTCGAAGCCGTTGTTCTCCGCGGTCTGCGCCAGCTTCGCGTTGTACTCGTAGTTCCAGTCGGTGCGCTGCTCGATATCACTGGTCACCAGCCCACCACTGACGTTGGGCACCCAGTAGGCGAATTTCACTTGGTCTGCAATACGTTCGGTCGTCACGGTGTGCCATGTTCGCCACGCTGCCCGAACCCGTCACCGGTTTAACTCTCCCAGAGTTCAGTGTCGCGATCGGGACCCGGCCTTGCCCCGACGATTGGAACTCGTTCTAATTCTCGGCATGGATTACGGGCTTGTGCTGTTCACCAGCGACCGCGGCATCACCCCGGCCGCGGCCGCCAAACTCGCCGATGACCACGGCTTCCAGACGTTCTACGTACCGGAGCACACCCACATCCCGGTCAAACGGGAGGCCGCGCACCCGAGCACCGGTGACGAGACGCTGCCCGACGACCGCTACATGCGCACGCTGGATCCGTGGGTGAGCCTGGGCACCGCGGCCGCGGTGACCTCCAGGGTCCGGCTGTCCACCGCCGTCGCACTGCCCGTCGAGCACGACCCGATCACACTGGCGAAATCGATTGCCACACTTGATCATCTGTCGGGCGGACGGGTGAGCCTCGGTGTCGGCTTCGGCTGGAACACCGACGAGTTGCTCGATCACCACGTGCCGCCCAACCGCAGGCGCACGGTGCTGCGCGAGTACATCGAGGCCATGCGCGCGCTGTGGACCCAGGAAGAGGCGTCCTACGAGGGCGAGTTCGTGAACTTCGGACCGAGCTGGGCGTGGCCCAAGCCGGTGCAGTCGCACATCCCGGTTCTGGTGGGCGCCGGCGGCACCGAGAACACCTTCAAGTGGATCTCCCGCCACGCTGACGGCTGGATCACCACCCCGCGCGACTTCGACATCGACGCCCCGGTGCAGCTGCTGCATGACACCTGGGCCGCCGCCGGGCGCGATGGTGCCCCGCAGATCGTGGCGCTGGACTACAAGCCGGTTCCCGAGAAGCTCGAGCACTGGCGCGAGATCGGCGTGACCGAGGTGCTGTTCGGACTGCCGGACAAATCCGCCGACGAGGTGAGTGCGTACGTCGAGCGGCTGGCGGGCAAGCTCAGCGCGCTCGCCTAACCCAGCACGGCCCGGTTCACCCCGTCCGCACCGGACGTGACGGTGATGGCCGCACCCAGCGGGTCACCGTCTGACATCAGTGCCACCAGGTCCGCGTCGGTGGTCAGGGCCATGAACCGGCTGTCGTCGGCTCCAAGCCGGCCGATGATGACGCCGGTGCGTTCGGGCCAGTCGTACCGCACCGAGTATGTCTCGATGACGCCGGGACCGTCGGCGTTGCGGGTGACGGCCACCGTCGGCAGCGCGGCGATGTCTGCCTGCAACGCCTTGCTGCGATCGGGCGTCCAGTCGACGGGCGAGGTCGAGTACACACCGGTGGAGTACTTGCTCATCACGCCGCCATTGGCACCCACCAAGCCGAACGCGCCTGGCTTGTCCCGCATTTCGGCGACCGTCTCGGCGATTGCATGCAACGAGTAGCTGTTGCCGGGACCGCCGAAGAACGGCAGACCGCCAGTGAGGGTGAACCCACGCGGGTCGTCGGTTGCCAATCCGAACGCATCACACACCGCGAAGACCGGGAAGGGGAAGCAGCTGTAGAGGTCGAAGGTGCTGACCTCGTCGATACCGATTCCGGCGACCCGAAGTGCTTCTGCCACCGACTGTTTCGCCGCGTTACTGATGCTGACGTCGACGCGGTCCAGCAGATCCTGCTCGGTCTGGTCTGCGTGCCCGTGCAGATAGACCCACTTCTCCTCGGGCACCCCGAGACGGCGGGCCGCATCCACCGACATGATCAGCGCGGCGGCGCCCTGGTTCACCTGGTCACGAGCCACCATCAACCGGGGGTAGGGGTCGCAGATCATTCGGTTCTGTTCGGTGACAGTGATCAGCTCGGTGACCGAGCGCTCCACCGGTGAGAACGAAAACGGGTTCTTGGCAGCGACTTTCGAGAACGGCGCGAACAGCTCGGCCATGTCGAGGCGGTAGTCGGCGACACCGCGTCCGAGACGGGCCCGCCTGGCGTTGTCGAGCAATCCGTACTGGACGGGCGCGCCGGTCAACCCGTGGTTGGCGGTGTATTCGCTCATGTACTGCTCGTAGCCGTACCCGCGATCCTCGAGTTGGCCGCCGACCGTCTCGGTGAAGTCCGGCTTGTCGTCGCGGTTCGCGTAGTACTTCTCGGTGGAACCCGGCTCGGAACCGAGGAGCAACGCCACTTCGATGTCACCGGCGGCGATCAAGCCGGCGAACTCTGTCATCAGCTTCTGGGGGCTGTTGCCGCCGATCGACTCCAGCACCGCACGGGCGGGATCCGCGCCGACGCGACGAGCCACCGAGCGCACGTAGTTGTCCGAGCATCCGAAGGCGGGTTTGGTGAAGGGCGAGCAGATCTCGAACTGCCGCAGCCCGGCAAACACCTCGATCGCCTTGGCCACTGCGGCGACGTCTGCGCCGGTGTCAGCGAGCGCGGCGCGAACCGCCTCGGTGGCCAGTTCCACCGACGACATGCCGCGGTAGGCGGGGTCGTCGACTCGCTCGGTGAACTGACCGACGCCGACGATGACGGGTGTGCGCGGATCGACCATAGTTCGACAGGCTAATAGAACACGTTCCTGTTGCGCCAACCCGCGACTTCCTTGACCGCCTTGTCACTTAGTGACAGTGTGGTGGTGTCACTAAGTGACAGGGACGGGGAGAAGGGGCGAAGCCATCGGCGGCAAGCCTTCGCAGGCGCGACTGGACGTGTCGCGCAAGGCGGCAGCGTTGTTCTGGGATCGTGGCGTCTCCGCGACGAGCGGCGACGACATCGCCGCCGCGGCGGGGTTGTCCACGAGGACGATCTGGCGCTACTTCCGGACGAAGGAGAGCTGCGTCGAGCCATTGCTCGCCAAGACGGCCGAACGATTTCTGGCCTCGGCGCGACGCTGGCCGCACGAGCTGTCCCTGATCGAGCACCTCGTCGCGGACGCGGTCACATACC
Encoded here:
- a CDS encoding DUF5336 domain-containing protein, whose translation is MTYPPNNPGYPPTQPQGAYGVTGPSFAQGEPGPSKLPFYLTIAVVVAGLAAYLASFGPVFTVTAELGPFGGAELTGSGGGYPVIAAVLAALLAAVSLVPKAKPYTAVVAAVSVLAVLLVIAQVVSKPSGFSIGWALWLVLAFTILEAIAAVAALLLEAGVITAPAPRPRYEQYGQYGPPPGGYYGQPGPQGPAQRPYPPQYGSGYPSGPPTGGFSGPGPQNGPPTPPTGFPSFSPPPSVGSGQQQPAPGQPGQQSQAPSSSPSSGPTPS
- a CDS encoding LpqN/LpqT family lipoprotein, whose amino-acid sequence is MTPRVVLVAATALVLLTSCTRVVDDARGFAAPNMGSAGATAADCTSVDVPLTTIPSQDRDEPVLKVPQPAGWERVRMMDSELIRYTMRNTDLVSAGFAPTAVVTLESRPGLIEPNDVFDAQRKGLRSGIGARDMQSAKTTLCGLPAEMVDYEMPSVGGLPPHPARVLCAVLQTDGRTFAMTLTVQSADPGNPTYQRDAETILTGFQMLSPA
- the sfnG gene encoding dimethylsulfone monooxygenase SfnG, whose translation is MTTERIADQVKFAYWVPNVSGGLVTSDIEQRTDWNYEYNAKLAQTAENNGFEYALSQVRYEASYGAEFQHESTSFSLALLLATQRLKVIAAVHPGLWHPAVLAKLGATADHLSGGRFAINVVSGWFKDEFTHLGEPWLEHDERYRRSAEFLQVIRKIWTEDNVDFRGDFYRIHDFTLKPKPLNTEARPNPELFQGGNSTAARRNGGYYSDWYFSNGKDFDGVTEQVVEVRDHARDAGREVRFGLNGFIIARDTEKEAKETLREIIAKANKPAVEGFKSAVQQAGSSTGDKRGMWADSSFEDLVQYNDGFRTQLIGTPEQIAERIAAYRKRGVDLILGGFLHFQEEIEYFGAKVLPLVREIEAAESDSVGAPLLASA
- a CDS encoding cell division protein PerM encodes the protein MEDQRPVGARQARDLVRVAFGPSVVALVVITAVTLMQLVIANSDMTGTLGAVASMWLAVHQVPISIAGHQIGMLPLLPVLLMVWGTARTTAQATSPRASWFVIRWIAASALGGPLLIAAIALAVIHDASSVITDLQTPSALRAFSGVLAVHAVGALIGVGSQVGWRALRSAGLPMWLGDTVRAALAGILALFGLSAAVTAASLVVHWGTMHELFAITDSVFGQLSLTVLSVLYAPNVIVGTSAVAVGSSAHIGFATFSSFTVFGGDIPAVPILAAVPTPPLGPVWVALLIVGAAAGVAVGQQCARRPLPLPAALGKLAVAAVLSAVTMALLGYAGGGKLGNFGDVGVDQSTFGPGVFFWFFLVGGLTVVMSGGVIRRPRRVAPPVPIAVPEGELAGDPASEPMTEPIVFGEPADVEDLALLPDDVDGGFEPEPEVEAAPEPEPEPEREPAVPARPVRPAPDLEDVEDLMVVDDDLEADEPRPPRD
- the purH gene encoding bifunctional phosphoribosylaminoimidazolecarboxamide formyltransferase/IMP cyclohydrolase, which produces MTSGTLIGKRPIRRALISVYDKSGLIPLAQGLHEAGVDIVSTGSTAKTIASKGIPVTPVETVTGFPEVLDGRVKTLHPHIHAGLLADTRNAEHVQALEKLNIEPFDLVVVNLYPFSETVDSGAEIDECVEQIDIGGPSMVRAAAKNHASVAVVVDPLGYDGVLAAVRAGGFTLTERKKLASLAFRHTAEYDVAVASWMGFTLAPEEGDAPPFLPPWFGRTWRRTSLLRYGENPHQQAALYSDDVGWPGLAQAEQLHGKEMSYNNFTDADAAWRAAFDHEQICVAIIKHANPCGIAISHTSVADAHRKAHECDPLSAFGGVIAANTEVTVEMAEFVSEIFTEVIIAPAYEPGAVEVLARKKNIRVLVAAEPPVDGVEIRQISGGLLMQERDSINAPGDDPANWTLATGTVADAPTLSDLAFAWRTCRAVKSNAIVIAADGATVGVGMGQVNRVDAARLAVERGGDRVRGAVAASDAFFPFPDGLETLTAAGVKAIVHPGGSMRDELVTEAAAKAGITLYLTGARHFAH
- a CDS encoding vWA domain-containing protein, with translation MAKPRHGHDSRYSPYTGGPDPLAPPVDLREALEQIGQDVMEGTSPRRALSELLRRGTPNMRGADRLAAEANRRRRELLNRNNLDGTLQEIKKLLDEAVLAERKELARALDDDARFSELQIESLSPSPAKAVQELSDYDWRSPEARQKYEQIKDLLGREMLDQRFAGMKEALENATDEDRQAVNEMLDDLNDLLDKHSRGEDGPEDFQNFMSKHGQYFPENPKNVEELLDSLAKRAAAAQRFRNSLTPDQRAELDALAQQAFGSPQLMNALNRLDGHLQAARPGEDWNGSSEFSGENPLGMGEGAQALSDIAELEQLAEQLSQSYAGATMDDVDLDALARQLGDQAAIDARTLADLERALMNQGFLDRGSDGQWRLSPKAMRQLGQAALRDVAQQLSGRHGDRATRRAGAAGELTGATRPWAFGDTEPWNVTRTLTNAVLRRAGTGGQERSDRGISAGVVGGPLRIAVDDVEVSETETRTQAAVALLVDTSFSMVMENRWLPMKQTALALNHLVSTRFRSDALQIIAFGRHARTVTAAELTGLEGVYEQGTNLHHALALAVRHLRRHPNAQPVVLVVTDGEPTAHLEDFDGRGSSVFFDYPPHPRTIAHTVRGFDEVARLGAQVTIFRLGNDPGLARFIDQVARRVEGRVVEPDLDGLGAAVVGDYLRSRRRRR
- the purN gene encoding phosphoribosylglycinamide formyltransferase → MQHPLRIPASAPARVVVLASGTGTLLQSLLDSAVGDYPARIVAVGVDRDCRAVQIAQAAGIPAYCERLGDHPDRSSWDAAIADATAAHQPDLIVSAGFMKILGPEFLSRFIGRVVNTHPALLPAFPGAHAVPDALNYGVRVTGCTVHLVDAGMDTGPILAQEAVEVLDSDDEDTLHERIKIVERRLLVDVLAAVATRGVTWIGRKATIG
- a CDS encoding sigma 54-interacting transcriptional regulator: MTSPDNLPRTLGELRASGHRERSVKEELRENLLAALAEGHDIWPGIFGFEDTVIPQLERALIAGHDFVMLGERGQGKTRILRSLVNLLDEWTPVIAGAELGEHPYSPITPESIRRAADSGDDLPVTWRHRSERYTEKLATPDTSVADLVGDIDPIKVAEGRTLGDPETIAFGLIPRSHRGIVAVNELPDLAERIQVSMLNVMEERDIQVRGYTLRLPLDVLVVASANPEDYTNRGRIITPLKDRFGAEIRTHYPRELDAEVGVITQEAHLSAQVPAYLMQIVARFARYLRESNSVDQRSGVSARFAIAAAETVAASARHRGAVLGEDDPVARVVDLGTIIDVLRGKLEFESGEEGREQAVLEHLLRRATADTAQRALGGIDVGPLVSAVEGGSAVTTGELVSAKDVLAALPDLPVIEAIAERLGAESDGQRAAALELALEALYLAKRIDKVTGEGETVYG